The genome window NNNNNNNNNNNNNNNNNCCGAGAAAAAAAACACCGGAATCCCAAAATAAATTTTGGTCTTCTCTTTTTTTTCTCGGAACTTCGTCAAGCGCTGCGATGTGCAAAAGTCTCCGCTTCGCTCCGCCTTTTGCACATCGGGCTCGCGGATTTGCAAAATTCCTACGGCTTTCATAGCTCCGCTATGAGCCTTCGGAACTTCGCAAATCCGCGAGCCCGTTAGGTGCAAGCGTAAGACAACGGCCAACAACTGGACTACAACCCGACAGAAACGGAGGACAAAATGCCAACGCTTCGCAAAATTAAAAGAGGTGTTTTGCCCACACACTTGCCGACACAAAAACACCACATTTAATTTTACCCAACCGCACCCAAGCCCACCCACCACCCTGACACTTTTCTGCCAAAGCATAGTTGCAAATTAGAAAAATTTTATTAGATTTGCGAATTATGGGTCAAATCATAAAATGTAAAACCTAAAATATGGCAAGTTTCGGACATTACATAAAAACAGAGCGAGAGCAAAGAAATTGGACACAGACTGAATTTGGAGCTAAAATTGGCATTAACTCAAGTGCGATTAGTAGAATTGAAAACGGAACTCAAAAATTCAGCAAATCCAAACTTCCCAACCTTTCAGAAGTGTTTCAAATTGACTTACAAAAAATTACTGACTTATTTTATGCAGACAAATTTGCTTTAGAAGCATACGAAAATCATTGCTCGGAGAATGTTTTTGTGGTTGCAGAAGATAATGTAAAGTACATTAAGAGTACCCACACAAAACAAGCCAAACTAAATTTTTAAGCCGTTATGAGTGAAGAACTTTTACAAAGAGATTTAATCAACAATTGCCAAAAGCTTGGCAAGTGGGATTTCTATAACATTGGTGCAACATCTGTAAAGGCATTAAAAGAACACGGCATTATTCGTAACGTAAATTACGGAGCTGAAGAAAAGAAGAAAGTTGACGGCTTAATCGTTCAGAAGAAAAATGTAATTGCAGTTATCGAATATAAAAAACCGTCCGAATTTAAAACAGTAGCACAGAAAAATAAGGCAATAAAACAAGAATTAGAAGTTGCCCGAAAACTGGATGCTCATATAATCATTGCGACTGACACTAAAGAAACTGTTTGGGTTAATGTTTTGACAGGCAATAAAATTAAGGACGAGAGCGGTAAAGATATAAAAACAAATTTTGACTTAAAAGACGAGAAATTACCCGAACTTATTGAGAAAATTATTTTTTCGATAAACGAATTAAATGACCAAATCAAACCTAAACAATTGGTTAATCCAACTGATTTAGCGAAACAGATTTGGCAGGACATTTGGTCGGTAAGTGGAGCAACACCCGAAAATTGTCTTTATACATTTGTTGAACTTTTTATTTTTAAATATTTAAGTGATTTAGGGGTATTGCAAGGAATGTATAACTTCAATACTCTTTATGATAGTTTTAGCGGAAACACAGAAGATGAAGTTTTAGAAACATATGCAAGTATTGTGCGTCCTAAAATTAAAACTTTGTTTCCTGAAAATCCAGCAGACAAAACAACAATTATCAATGGAACTATCTTTGTCAGCAAAGACCAAAAAGCTGTAAAAGGCTATAGTACAGTTTTCAAAAAAGTCTTGACCAAGTTTAAAGACTACGGAAAACTTGAACAT of Bacteroidia bacterium contains these proteins:
- a CDS encoding helix-turn-helix domain-containing protein, which gives rise to MASFGHYIKTEREQRNWTQTEFGAKIGINSSAISRIENGTQKFSKSKLPNLSEVFQIDLQKITDLFYADKFALEAYENHCSENVFVVAEDNVKYIKSTHTKQAKLNF